In Deltaproteobacteria bacterium HGW-Deltaproteobacteria-18, a single genomic region encodes these proteins:
- a CDS encoding pantetheine-phosphate adenylyltransferase, whose protein sequence is MAQKLERVAVYPGTFDPFTNGHLSLVRRGLEVFDKVIVAVAKDSGKNPLFTLDERVEMIREVFRGQLRVEVEGFSGLLVEYVPSKGANTILRGLRAVSDFEYEFQMALMNRKLKPSIHTVFMMTDYRWLYISSTIIKDVARLGGVVEGLVPESILARVVARMNEKRNAMALPDSGEPQRT, encoded by the coding sequence ATGGCGCAGAAACTAGAGCGGGTGGCGGTCTATCCGGGCACCTTCGATCCTTTCACCAACGGGCATCTGAGTCTGGTGCGCAGGGGGCTTGAAGTCTTCGACAAGGTCATCGTGGCCGTGGCCAAGGATTCGGGCAAGAATCCTCTTTTTACCCTCGATGAGCGGGTGGAGATGATCCGCGAGGTTTTTCGCGGCCAGTTGCGTGTCGAGGTGGAGGGTTTTTCCGGGCTCCTGGTCGAGTACGTGCCAAGCAAGGGCGCCAACACCATCCTGCGCGGACTTCGAGCGGTCTCGGATTTCGAATACGAATTCCAGATGGCCCTCATGAATCGAAAACTCAAGCCCAGCATCCACACCGTCTTCATGATGACGGATTACCGCTGGCTTTACATCAGTTCGACCATCATCAAGGATGTGGCCAGGCTCGGCGGAGTCGTCGAGGGACTGGTGCCCGAAAGCATCCTCGCCCGGGTGGTCGCGCGCATGAATGAAAAACGAAACGCCATGGCACTGCCTGATTCCGGAGAACCGCAGCGGACATGA
- a CDS encoding signal recognition particle-docking protein FtsY, producing the protein MGFFSRIKKLWGAEGEPRDESLSPQASAQAPEGAPSEAPTIRELPKIEEEPEGHEPQAPQDATPPPPSPEPEPEGGPVNETDPAHEAQPTARADVSSGETATRREGGWRRLFGLGGKAEEKAPAAESAPQEETRATPAPEMLFQEKPVAKDELAPWQKSLQQALGEAEPKLSTWMVHILDGVTRRGDVLWERLRFLFAQLEVPTEEAQDFIRRFDKWLLDMEYDHVDEFRSELQYRMALALELEDEEDERNRLFLKLSAGLGKTREQLTMRIDQLLSMTGKYDDAFWEELEEILLMADVGVNATQELSKRLRPKLRQAAERDAATFKTLMKEELASVFIEPKAPRIPQLPEVVLMIGVNGAGKTTTIAKLAHRAQMQGRKVLVAAGDTFRAAAIEQLQVWSKRVGAGFYAKAHGSDPAAVAFEAVEHAMKEGYDLVFVDTAGRLQTKHNLMEELKKINRVLGKKLEGAPHRTILVLDSTTGQNALSQVKLFSQASPVDEIVLTKLDGTAKGGIIVAIALEFKIPISFVGLGEKMEDLRPFSGQEFASALFD; encoded by the coding sequence ATGGGCTTTTTCTCACGCATAAAAAAACTCTGGGGAGCCGAAGGCGAGCCCCGGGACGAGTCATTGTCGCCGCAGGCGTCCGCACAGGCGCCCGAAGGGGCTCCCTCGGAAGCGCCCACAATCCGGGAACTTCCAAAAATCGAAGAGGAACCCGAGGGCCACGAACCGCAAGCCCCGCAGGACGCAACGCCTCCCCCCCCATCGCCCGAACCAGAACCTGAGGGCGGACCGGTAAACGAAACCGATCCAGCGCATGAGGCCCAGCCCACCGCAAGAGCGGACGTTTCTTCCGGGGAGACCGCAACGCGCCGGGAAGGTGGATGGCGCAGGCTGTTCGGACTTGGCGGCAAGGCCGAAGAAAAGGCGCCCGCCGCTGAAAGTGCGCCGCAGGAAGAGACGCGCGCCACACCTGCCCCCGAAATGCTTTTCCAGGAAAAACCGGTCGCCAAGGATGAGCTTGCGCCCTGGCAGAAATCACTGCAGCAGGCCCTGGGCGAAGCGGAGCCGAAGCTCTCGACCTGGATGGTTCACATTCTGGACGGGGTTACCAGACGCGGTGACGTTTTGTGGGAGCGGCTCAGGTTTCTTTTTGCCCAGCTCGAAGTTCCGACCGAGGAGGCGCAGGATTTCATCCGCCGCTTCGACAAATGGCTTCTGGACATGGAGTACGACCATGTCGATGAATTCCGCTCCGAGTTGCAGTACCGCATGGCCCTGGCCCTTGAGCTCGAAGACGAGGAAGACGAACGCAACAGACTTTTCCTGAAGCTCTCCGCAGGCCTCGGCAAGACCCGCGAGCAGCTGACCATGCGCATCGACCAGCTCCTGTCCATGACCGGCAAATACGACGACGCGTTCTGGGAGGAATTGGAAGAAATCCTGCTCATGGCCGACGTGGGCGTCAACGCCACCCAGGAACTCTCGAAGCGCCTGCGGCCCAAGCTGCGTCAGGCTGCAGAGAGAGACGCGGCGACCTTCAAGACCCTCATGAAGGAAGAGCTGGCCTCCGTTTTCATCGAACCGAAAGCGCCAAGAATCCCCCAGCTCCCGGAAGTGGTGCTCATGATCGGCGTCAACGGCGCGGGCAAGACCACCACCATCGCCAAGCTGGCCCATCGTGCCCAGATGCAGGGTCGCAAGGTCCTGGTCGCGGCCGGGGACACGTTCCGCGCGGCGGCCATCGAACAGCTGCAGGTCTGGTCCAAGCGGGTCGGAGCCGGGTTCTACGCCAAGGCCCACGGCAGCGACCCGGCGGCCGTGGCTTTCGAGGCCGTGGAGCACGCCATGAAGGAAGGATACGATCTGGTCTTCGTGGATACGGCCGGACGCCTGCAGACCAAGCACAATCTCATGGAAGAACTGAAAAAAATAAACAGGGTCCTGGGCAAGAAGCTCGAAGGAGCGCCGCACCGGACCATCCTGGTGCTGGACTCGACCACCGGCCAAAACGCCCTGTCCCAGGTCAAGCTCTTCTCCCAGGCATCGCCCGTGGACGAAATCGTGCTGACCAAGCTGGACGGTACGGCCAAGGGCGGGATCATCGTGGCCATCGCGCTCGAATTCAAGATCCCCATCAGCTTTGTCGGCCTTGGTGAAAAAATGGAAGATCTGCGCCCCTTCTCGGGGCAGGAATTCGCCAGCGCCCTTTTCGATTGA
- a CDS encoding MBL fold hydrolase, translating to MKITFLGAARTVTGSCYVLECENARFAIDCGMHQGNRSIEGRNWDENGMYRPESLDFILLTHAHIDHSGLLPRLVSQGFKGSVYTTAPTKDLLGIMLEDSARIQETEAQWRSTKKQRVGDPPVEPLYKVEDAQKALKQLKTQEYNQVFEPAPGIRVIFNDAGHILGSAFIELWVKEGDEETKLVFSGDLGRPNQLLVPNPQTVETADFLFLESTYGARNHKNETQSRQELAEAIAYSYERGEKVIIPAFAVERTQELLYSLHLLHEEGLLPDDMPVYVDSPLAIKATEIFRRHWDYYDQETKELVRNGKNPLELPNLRFTLTPDESRAINVSQEPAIVIAGSGMANAGRIKHHLRHNIWKPGASIVFVGFQAEGTPGRRIVDGAKSIRILGEELSVKAKVFTIGGFSGHAGQTQILDWLSHFRSPEVQVYLVHGEHSGQKVLAELIREKFNLNVHIPDYLDECLLEKGGRFELTARPTLAAPRIDWEYLLEETAGKLAQVQDRVEYLQRMGMTSQVEIRGSLLAINSRFSSILSELMFEQKQKTTQD from the coding sequence ATGAAGATAACTTTTCTTGGCGCGGCTCGCACCGTAACCGGCTCGTGTTATGTGCTCGAGTGCGAGAATGCCCGCTTCGCCATCGATTGCGGCATGCATCAGGGCAACAGGAGCATCGAGGGACGCAACTGGGACGAGAACGGCATGTATCGTCCCGAATCCCTGGATTTCATCCTGCTCACGCATGCGCACATCGATCACTCCGGCCTGCTCCCGCGCCTGGTGTCCCAGGGATTCAAGGGCTCGGTCTATACCACGGCCCCGACCAAGGACCTGCTTGGGATCATGCTCGAGGACAGCGCCCGCATCCAGGAGACCGAAGCGCAGTGGCGCAGCACCAAGAAGCAGCGGGTAGGCGATCCGCCGGTGGAGCCGCTTTACAAGGTGGAGGATGCCCAGAAAGCCCTCAAGCAGCTCAAGACCCAGGAGTACAATCAGGTTTTTGAGCCGGCCCCGGGCATCCGCGTGATCTTCAACGACGCCGGACATATCCTGGGTTCGGCGTTCATCGAGTTGTGGGTCAAGGAAGGGGACGAGGAGACCAAGCTGGTTTTTTCCGGAGATCTCGGGCGTCCGAACCAGCTTCTGGTCCCCAACCCCCAGACCGTGGAGACGGCCGATTTTCTTTTCCTGGAATCGACCTATGGAGCGCGCAATCACAAGAACGAGACCCAGAGCCGGCAGGAACTGGCCGAGGCCATCGCCTACAGCTATGAACGCGGGGAAAAGGTCATCATCCCGGCATTTGCCGTGGAACGCACCCAGGAGCTGCTCTACAGTTTGCATCTCCTGCACGAGGAAGGCCTGCTGCCCGACGACATGCCCGTCTATGTGGACAGCCCTCTGGCCATCAAGGCCACGGAGATTTTCCGGCGTCACTGGGACTACTACGACCAGGAGACCAAGGAACTGGTCAGGAACGGCAAGAACCCGCTGGAGCTGCCCAACCTGCGCTTCACGCTGACCCCGGACGAGTCGCGGGCCATCAACGTGTCCCAGGAACCGGCCATCGTCATCGCGGGCAGCGGCATGGCCAACGCCGGCCGCATCAAGCACCACCTGCGTCACAACATCTGGAAACCGGGCGCCTCCATCGTCTTTGTGGGCTTCCAGGCCGAGGGTACGCCGGGCCGCCGCATCGTCGACGGGGCCAAGAGCATCCGGATTCTGGGGGAGGAGCTGTCGGTCAAGGCCAAGGTTTTCACCATCGGCGGTTTTTCGGGCCACGCCGGACAGACTCAGATTCTGGACTGGCTGTCCCATTTTCGCAGCCCCGAAGTGCAGGTCTATCTGGTTCACGGCGAGCATTCGGGACAAAAGGTCCTGGCCGAACTGATCCGGGAGAAATTCAACCTTAACGTACACATTCCCGACTATCTGGACGAATGCCTGCTCGAAAAGGGCGGCCGCTTCGAGCTGACCGCCCGGCCAACCCTCGCTGCCCCGCGCATCGACTGGGAGTACCTGCTGGAAGAGACCGCCGGAAAGCTGGCTCAGGTTCAGGACCGGGTCGAATACCTGCAGCGCATGGGTATGACCAGCCAGGTGGAGATTCGCGGCAGCCTGCTGGCCATCAATTCGCGCTTCAGTTCCATTTTGTCGGAGCTGATGTTTGAGCAGAAACAAAAAACCACGCAGGACTAG
- the rsmD gene encoding 16S rRNA (guanine(966)-N(2))-methyltransferase RsmD, with the protein MRIIAGEYRGRQIRTTEGPGYRPATGKVRESLFSMLESLGVDWGETRVADIFAGSGSLGIEALSRGAQSAVFVEKAVQAAALIRSNLEALGVERRRCGVVKADALRWLVGGRGSFELVFIDPPYGKDLLLPTLGLLLEHGALAQGGIVCVEVEAGLRFENPPRQELLLLRDKLYGQTRICIWRRN; encoded by the coding sequence GTGCGCATCATCGCCGGGGAGTACAGGGGCAGACAGATTCGCACCACCGAGGGGCCGGGCTACCGGCCCGCCACGGGCAAGGTGCGTGAGTCCCTGTTCTCCATGCTCGAATCCCTCGGCGTGGACTGGGGAGAGACACGTGTGGCGGACATTTTTGCGGGCAGCGGCTCACTTGGCATCGAGGCCCTGAGCCGGGGCGCCCAAAGCGCCGTCTTCGTGGAAAAGGCGGTCCAGGCGGCGGCGCTCATCCGGAGCAATCTGGAGGCGCTTGGCGTGGAGCGGCGGCGCTGCGGGGTGGTCAAGGCAGACGCCCTGCGCTGGCTTGTCGGCGGCCGCGGATCATTCGAGCTCGTCTTCATCGATCCGCCATACGGTAAGGACCTGCTGCTGCCCACTCTAGGCCTGCTGCTGGAACACGGAGCGCTCGCGCAGGGCGGGATCGTGTGCGTCGAGGTGGAGGCGGGGCTCAGGTTCGAGAATCCTCCAAGGCAGGAGCTGCTTTTGCTGCGGGATAAACTTTACGGGCAAACAAGGATTTGCATATGGCGCAGAAACTAG
- a CDS encoding DNA mismatch repair protein MutS, producing MHNPFKSLDKDPSLRSRLKKKPPRGKTAPSKAASSDDKTGDHQSEEELFMHAFSDVAPLSKGGRDIAGAPSPREVTAPEAPSFARLLEENIEFDMEYTHEFITGQIRGLDAKIFRKLKCGEFSVQGHLDLHGMNTDQAKIAVIDFLRRSYMEGKRCVLLIPGRGRNSPMGQGVLRQELTNWLTQAPLKRITLAFTTALPKHGGSGAVYLLLRQVRKDQGKIAWENIFTDLDG from the coding sequence ATGCATAATCCATTCAAATCCCTAGATAAAGACCCGTCTCTGCGGTCCCGGCTGAAGAAAAAGCCCCCGCGCGGAAAAACCGCGCCGTCCAAGGCCGCGAGCAGTGACGACAAGACCGGTGACCACCAGTCCGAGGAAGAGCTGTTTATGCACGCCTTCTCCGACGTCGCGCCCTTGTCCAAGGGCGGCCGCGACATCGCCGGAGCGCCCAGTCCCAGGGAGGTCACTGCGCCTGAGGCGCCGTCCTTTGCCCGCCTGCTGGAAGAAAACATCGAATTCGACATGGAGTACACCCACGAATTCATCACAGGCCAGATCCGGGGCTTGGACGCCAAGATCTTCCGCAAGCTCAAATGCGGGGAATTCAGCGTTCAGGGGCATCTCGACCTGCACGGCATGAACACGGACCAGGCCAAGATCGCGGTGATCGACTTTTTGCGGCGCAGCTACATGGAAGGCAAGCGCTGCGTGCTGCTCATCCCCGGCCGGGGACGAAACTCTCCCATGGGCCAGGGCGTGCTGCGGCAGGAACTGACCAACTGGCTGACCCAGGCTCCGCTCAAGCGCATCACCCTGGCCTTCACCACCGCTCTGCCCAAACACGGCGGAAGCGGCGCGGTCTATCTGCTCCTGCGCCAGGTGCGCAAGGATCAGGGCAAGATCGCCTGGGAAAACATCTTTACAGACCTCGACGGCTGA